One window from the genome of Gimesia aquarii encodes:
- a CDS encoding AraC family transcriptional regulator, which yields MGSAKKRSKKSSFRGNTKEGQQSFRSHVQWLKESNESIELIDQCLSDRGEIALSHIFLSEECSAPPASSDLVISTVIKGRSLNKKQVDLGFGRFDITEHPGYTLVFTPNVDIEFTEPGPYEILTLSIPWSRLQPQIELVLNRPMPHLTASIHGQQHKDPLLAQTLKQLWDPINGNSVGDVLIRDGLINILLGRLLQIADLNVPVVTPRSKLSDSKLANVREFIDQSLEQPISLDMLADIANCSRFHFARLFKASMGMTPMAYVSQCRVERAKQLINKNNEWSLSVIATKSGFSDQSHMNRHFKKIIGITSGQYAKSANGW from the coding sequence ATGGGAAGTGCAAAAAAACGCAGTAAAAAATCAAGCTTTCGAGGTAATACGAAAGAGGGACAACAGAGTTTTCGTAGTCATGTTCAGTGGTTGAAAGAATCTAATGAGTCAATTGAGTTGATTGATCAGTGTTTGTCTGATCGTGGAGAAATTGCGTTGTCGCATATCTTTTTGTCAGAGGAATGCAGTGCTCCGCCAGCAAGCTCTGACTTAGTGATCTCCACTGTAATCAAAGGCCGTTCACTCAACAAGAAACAGGTAGATCTTGGTTTTGGTCGCTTTGATATTACAGAGCATCCTGGGTACACACTTGTATTCACTCCCAATGTGGATATCGAATTCACTGAGCCGGGACCGTACGAAATTCTTACGCTCAGTATTCCGTGGTCAAGGTTACAACCACAGATTGAATTGGTACTGAACCGCCCCATGCCCCACCTAACAGCTTCAATCCATGGACAACAACACAAAGATCCTTTGCTGGCGCAAACACTCAAACAGCTTTGGGATCCTATTAACGGAAATAGTGTTGGTGATGTGTTAATTCGTGATGGTTTAATCAATATTCTATTAGGGCGATTACTGCAAATCGCAGATTTGAATGTACCTGTCGTCACCCCACGTTCCAAGCTTTCAGACTCAAAACTGGCTAACGTTCGAGAATTTATCGATCAGTCTCTCGAACAACCAATCTCGCTCGACATGCTTGCAGATATCGCAAACTGCAGCCGTTTCCACTTTGCGAGGTTATTCAAGGCAAGTATGGGCATGACTCCGATGGCTTACGTTAGTCAATGTCGCGTCGAGCGTGCGAAGCAATTAATCAATAAAAATAACGAATGGTCACTTTCCGTTATCGCTACGAAGTCTGGATTCAGTGATCAATCCCATATGAATCGTCATTTCAAAAAAATTATTGGGATCACGTCAGGTCAGTATGCGAAAAGTGCGAATGGATGGTAA
- the ycaC gene encoding isochorismate family cysteine hydrolase YcaC has protein sequence MGQKYNRLDKDQAALLLVDHQSGLISLVQDFTPDDFKNSVIALADIGKFFNLPTVITTSFDEGPNGPIIPEIVERHPEAPFIHRPGQINAWDNEDFVKVVEATGRKQLIIAGVVTDVCVGFVTLSAIEAGYDVFVVTDASGTFNHTVQQAAWNRMSAAGAQMMNWFGVACELHRDWRNDMEGLGNLLSNHLPNYRNLMTSYFTLQDAKKG, from the coding sequence ATGGGACAAAAATATAACCGACTCGATAAAGATCAGGCCGCGCTCTTACTGGTTGATCATCAGTCTGGACTGATATCGCTGGTTCAGGATTTCACCCCGGATGATTTCAAAAATAGTGTGATCGCGTTAGCCGATATCGGAAAATTTTTCAATCTTCCAACTGTAATTACAACGAGCTTTGATGAAGGCCCCAATGGTCCTATCATTCCCGAAATAGTTGAGCGACATCCAGAGGCACCCTTTATTCATCGTCCGGGACAGATCAATGCATGGGACAATGAAGATTTTGTTAAGGTGGTTGAAGCAACTGGTCGAAAGCAGCTAATCATCGCTGGTGTTGTGACCGATGTTTGTGTGGGCTTTGTGACTTTGTCAGCAATTGAAGCAGGTTACGATGTTTTTGTCGTTACTGATGCTTCAGGAACATTTAATCACACGGTTCAACAAGCCGCCTGGAATCGGATGTCTGCCGCTGGTGCTCAAATGATGAACTGGTTTGGCGTTGCATGTGAATTGCATCGGGATTGGCGAAACGATATGGAAGGGCTCGGAAATTTACTGTCGAATCATCTTCCCAACTATCGTAATTTGATGACCAGCTATTTTACATTGCAGGATGCCAAGAAAGGATAG
- a CDS encoding antibiotic biosynthesis monooxygenase — MNDLSEKSPSSSSQNGIHCAITRVVREGKEVEFEEAIKRFVARSMKHYGTTGAHLLRPTAACRPREYGILRSFNNEQDMKEFYASDLFANWQSEVADLVEGEAVHRQLHGLEAFFRNENTKQPPRWKMAFITWLGVFPVVFIWSRLLMPRLTILHPILVMAVINICVVVTLAWLVMPALTRLFRPWLQSREQ, encoded by the coding sequence ATGAATGACCTATCCGAAAAATCGCCATCCTCTTCATCGCAAAATGGTATTCACTGCGCAATCACGCGAGTCGTGCGCGAAGGCAAAGAAGTGGAGTTTGAAGAAGCGATCAAACGGTTCGTTGCGCGTTCGATGAAGCACTATGGTACGACGGGGGCGCACCTTCTGCGTCCAACGGCCGCTTGTCGCCCGCGTGAGTACGGTATTCTACGTTCATTCAACAATGAACAAGATATGAAAGAGTTTTACGCCTCGGATCTATTTGCCAATTGGCAATCCGAAGTCGCAGATTTAGTAGAAGGTGAAGCAGTGCATCGGCAACTGCATGGACTAGAAGCGTTTTTTCGAAATGAAAACACAAAACAGCCGCCACGTTGGAAGATGGCTTTTATCACCTGGCTGGGTGTATTTCCAGTCGTTTTCATTTGGTCCCGATTGCTGATGCCTCGCCTAACCATCCTACACCCCATCTTAGTTATGGCAGTCATCAATATCTGTGTTGTCGTTACACTTGCATGGCTTGTGATGCCTGCCCTCACTCGATTATTCCGACCCTGGTTACAAAGTAGAGAGCAATGA
- a CDS encoding amidohydrolase — protein MNTTRRDFLQKTSVAVGAAACVGLPQLAHTQNNDVAEPELILHSGKITTGDKTHPEVNAIAITGGVVAAIGSNDNILKLAGNATRKINLNGRRVIPGLNDSHLHVIRGGLYYNLELRWDGVPTIAQALKQLKVQADNTPPPQWVRVIGGWNEWQFAEGRMPTLEEINKAAPETPVFLLHLYDSALLNKAALRALGFDKSTPNPSGGLIARDRAGNPTGMLVAEPNALVLYSAIANAPKLGFEDQVNSSRHFMRELNRFGVTSASDAGGGGQNYPDDYAVIKQLDDDGDLTVRIAYSLFAQKPGQEMADYSRWIGMTKPGEGSDKLRVNGAGENLLWAAADFENFLQPRPDLKPTMESELEAIVHKLADANWPWRIHATYDESITRFLNIFERVHRDRPIDKLRWFIDHAETISEKNMERIAALGGGIAIQHRMAYQGEYFLRRYGAEEVKRKPPIRKMLQMGLPVGAGTDGTRVASYHPWTCIWWMVTSKTVGGTVMHDPGDRLSREEALKLYTHGTPWFSKEDDKKGILSQGYFADLAVLSDDYFTVEPDRIRELESVLTIVGGRVVHGSKEYGKLAPALPKVSPGWSPVTRFGGYDNSNVTPPRHKHQPIMGADGRVWETGCGCGI, from the coding sequence ATGAATACAACTCGACGCGATTTTTTACAGAAGACATCCGTAGCTGTGGGAGCTGCAGCATGTGTTGGACTGCCACAGCTTGCTCATACACAGAACAACGATGTTGCCGAACCGGAATTAATTCTGCATAGTGGCAAAATCACAACAGGAGATAAAACGCATCCGGAAGTGAATGCGATTGCGATTACGGGCGGAGTTGTCGCCGCAATCGGTAGCAATGACAACATACTGAAACTTGCGGGAAACGCGACTCGGAAGATTAATCTCAATGGTCGGCGCGTGATCCCTGGTCTGAATGATTCTCATCTGCATGTCATTCGAGGTGGTTTATATTACAATCTGGAGCTTCGTTGGGATGGCGTGCCGACAATCGCACAGGCACTTAAGCAGTTGAAGGTACAAGCGGATAACACGCCTCCACCTCAATGGGTTCGCGTGATTGGTGGTTGGAATGAGTGGCAGTTTGCCGAAGGTCGAATGCCAACATTAGAAGAGATCAACAAAGCGGCTCCAGAGACGCCCGTTTTTTTGTTACACCTTTATGATTCCGCTTTGTTGAACAAAGCAGCCTTAAGAGCACTGGGGTTTGACAAGTCCACACCGAACCCGTCTGGTGGTTTGATTGCCCGCGACAGGGCAGGAAATCCAACGGGTATGCTTGTTGCCGAACCGAATGCGCTAGTACTCTACTCTGCAATTGCTAACGCGCCGAAGTTAGGCTTTGAAGATCAAGTCAATTCATCACGTCATTTTATGCGGGAACTAAATCGGTTCGGTGTGACCAGTGCTTCCGATGCAGGTGGTGGTGGTCAGAATTATCCCGACGATTACGCAGTCATCAAACAGCTTGATGACGATGGCGATCTGACAGTTCGAATAGCCTATAGTCTATTTGCACAAAAACCCGGTCAGGAAATGGCTGACTACAGTCGCTGGATCGGCATGACAAAACCAGGCGAAGGCAGCGACAAGCTACGCGTCAACGGTGCAGGAGAAAATTTACTATGGGCTGCAGCAGACTTCGAAAATTTCCTTCAGCCGCGCCCCGATCTAAAACCCACAATGGAATCCGAACTTGAAGCGATCGTCCATAAGTTAGCTGATGCTAATTGGCCTTGGCGAATTCATGCTACTTATGACGAATCGATAACTCGATTTCTAAACATTTTTGAGCGTGTTCATCGTGACCGACCGATCGACAAGCTGCGTTGGTTTATAGACCATGCTGAAACAATATCTGAAAAAAATATGGAACGAATCGCCGCTTTAGGTGGTGGCATCGCGATTCAACATCGGATGGCGTATCAGGGTGAATATTTCCTGAGACGCTATGGAGCCGAAGAAGTGAAACGAAAGCCACCCATCAGAAAAATGCTGCAAATGGGATTGCCCGTGGGAGCTGGAACTGATGGGACGCGCGTCGCGAGCTATCACCCGTGGACATGTATTTGGTGGATGGTCACTTCTAAGACAGTTGGCGGAACTGTAATGCACGATCCCGGTGATCGGCTCAGTCGGGAAGAGGCGCTCAAACTTTATACACACGGAACTCCCTGGTTCAGTAAAGAAGATGATAAGAAAGGGATCCTGTCTCAAGGTTACTTCGCAGATTTGGCTGTATTATCTGATGATTATTTTACTGTGGAGCCCGATCGAATTCGTGAACTAGAAAGTGTTTTAACGATTGTTGGCGGACGTGTTGTACATGGCTCTAAAGAGTATGGAAAGCTAGCACCGGCATTGCCGAAAGTGAGCCCCGGCTGGTCACCTGTTACTCGATTCGGGGGCTATGACAATTCGAACGTAACTCCTCCACGACACAAGCATCAACCAATTATGGGGGCAGATGGCCGAGTTTGGGAGACTGGTTGTGGCTGCGGTATTTGA
- a CDS encoding pirin family protein, with amino-acid sequence MITIRKAHDRGHADHGWLNSYHTFSFASYYDPDHMGFRSLRVMNEDRVAPGQGFGTHAHENMEIISYVLAGALEHKDSMGNGAILQPGEFQRISAGTGIEHSEFNPSVEKPVHFYQIWLIPSQTDLSPSYEQKQFPDHQLNNQFCLVASPTGEKSSLTIHADARVYLSKLTAGEILTMPLAEERHNWIQVLRGAIELNGIVLDTSDAAALSEEPTLAITAISNAEIMIFDLV; translated from the coding sequence ATGATTACGATTCGTAAAGCCCATGATCGCGGTCACGCCGATCATGGTTGGCTCAACAGTTATCATACTTTTTCGTTCGCATCATACTACGATCCCGACCATATGGGATTTCGGTCGTTGCGTGTGATGAACGAAGATCGAGTTGCTCCCGGACAAGGCTTTGGAACTCATGCACATGAAAACATGGAGATTATTTCCTATGTGTTGGCAGGAGCGTTAGAACATAAAGACTCGATGGGAAACGGAGCAATCTTACAGCCAGGCGAGTTTCAACGTATTTCTGCTGGAACTGGTATTGAACACAGTGAATTTAATCCGTCGGTTGAAAAACCGGTCCATTTTTACCAGATTTGGTTGATTCCGTCTCAGACAGACCTGAGCCCCAGCTATGAACAGAAACAGTTTCCCGATCACCAGTTGAATAACCAATTTTGTCTCGTGGCTTCACCAACTGGTGAAAAATCGTCTCTGACGATTCATGCCGACGCGAGAGTTTATCTCAGCAAGCTGACAGCAGGCGAAATTTTAACAATGCCACTTGCTGAAGAACGCCACAATTGGATTCAAGTCTTGCGCGGTGCGATAGAGCTTAATGGCATAGTGTTGGATACGAGTGACGCGGCCGCGCTCAGTGAAGAACCTACACTTGCCATTACTGCGATATCTAATGCTGAGATTATGATTTTTGATTTGGTTTAA
- a CDS encoding nuclear transport factor 2 family protein has product MKQYQFIDGLSPAIDTMVTKNVIDFLDEDCILQPGNATPVRGHAAITEVFDNLYAQIQSIKHNIIDDFAVNNSAVYRGTVTYKRLDGSLLTVPFCDVFKIKNNLISEYNIYIDWHQLFVS; this is encoded by the coding sequence ATGAAGCAGTATCAGTTCATTGATGGGCTTTCCCCTGCGATCGACACTATGGTCACAAAAAATGTGATCGATTTCCTTGATGAAGATTGTATTCTTCAACCGGGTAATGCAACCCCTGTCAGAGGGCATGCTGCGATTACTGAAGTCTTTGATAATCTGTATGCACAGATTCAATCAATTAAACACAATATTATTGATGATTTTGCTGTCAACAACTCAGCCGTTTATCGTGGAACCGTCACATATAAACGACTCGATGGGTCGCTGCTAACAGTGCCGTTCTGCGATGTGTTTAAAATCAAGAATAACTTGATTTCTGAATACAATATTTACATTGATTGGCACCAACTATTTGTATCTTAA
- a CDS encoding TMEM175 family protein, translating into MIKTRLEAFSDGVIAIIITVMVFDIKAPQDTGLFGLLVVMPSILTYLMSFLYLGIYWMNHHHMLQIATSINGVVLWANLHLLFWLSLIPFTTNWLRTSNYAALPSAIYGVVLLFAAISYRILQSSIIRVEGSSSQLKQVIGRDLKGMTSLIAYAVGGITAFYAPFIAILIYIAVAFIWMLPDRRIEAHFQSASQPSKQNDETLVSDKNSSLH; encoded by the coding sequence ATGATTAAAACAAGACTTGAGGCATTTAGTGATGGCGTGATTGCAATCATCATTACAGTGATGGTGTTCGACATCAAAGCTCCTCAAGATACTGGATTATTCGGTCTATTGGTGGTGATGCCTTCCATTCTGACCTACTTGATGAGCTTTTTGTATCTAGGCATTTATTGGATGAATCATCATCATATGCTGCAAATCGCCACGTCTATCAATGGTGTTGTTCTTTGGGCGAATCTGCATTTGTTATTCTGGTTGTCCTTGATCCCTTTCACAACGAATTGGTTAAGAACAAGTAATTATGCGGCTTTACCATCAGCAATTTATGGAGTGGTGTTGCTATTTGCCGCGATTTCCTATCGTATTCTGCAGTCTTCGATTATTCGAGTAGAGGGTTCCAGTTCGCAGTTAAAACAAGTAATCGGTCGCGATCTTAAAGGGATGACGTCACTGATTGCTTACGCAGTTGGTGGAATCACTGCCTTTTATGCTCCGTTTATTGCCATCCTGATTTACATCGCAGTCGCGTTTATTTGGATGCTTCCCGACCGACGGATCGAGGCACATTTTCAGTCTGCCTCCCAGCCATCGAAACAGAATGACGAGACTTTGGTTTCGGATAAAAACAGTTCTTTACATTAA
- a CDS encoding LysR family transcriptional regulator produces the protein MEIEQLRQFLAVAEHQNFTRAAEMIGLSQPALSRSIARLEEELGQPVFERQTRKVKLTDAGQLLLRRAQQLIGLVDDTIAEISDDGESGRIRIAAIPTIAPFYLPEILKTFAAAHPGATVTVQEDTTDHLLKRCTQGEIDLAILALPITVKYLEIEPLFDEELQIVLAPDHSLAKKKQLRLTDIEPLPFVLLDEAHCLSDNIQTFCRQRSFDPVSVERTSQLAMVQELVSLNHGVSMVPAMAVNLDESDRRIYRSIAGNKPTRTIAMVWNPYRFQSQLLEKFKALVRNSV, from the coding sequence ATGGAAATCGAACAACTGCGACAGTTCCTCGCCGTGGCCGAGCATCAGAATTTTACGCGTGCTGCGGAAATGATCGGCTTGTCGCAACCAGCATTGAGCCGATCTATCGCGCGACTGGAAGAGGAACTGGGGCAACCTGTCTTTGAACGACAGACCCGTAAGGTCAAACTGACTGACGCCGGTCAGCTTCTGCTCCGCAGAGCGCAGCAGTTAATTGGTCTTGTCGATGATACGATCGCTGAAATCTCTGATGATGGTGAAAGTGGTCGCATTCGGATCGCAGCCATCCCCACAATTGCGCCGTTCTACTTACCAGAGATACTGAAGACGTTTGCCGCCGCGCATCCAGGCGCAACCGTGACAGTTCAAGAAGACACCACCGACCACCTGCTGAAACGTTGTACTCAGGGCGAAATCGATCTAGCCATCCTGGCACTACCGATCACAGTCAAATACCTGGAAATCGAGCCCCTCTTTGACGAAGAACTTCAGATCGTACTGGCTCCCGATCATTCGCTGGCGAAGAAGAAGCAGCTTCGACTCACGGATATCGAACCTTTGCCGTTTGTCTTGCTGGACGAAGCGCATTGTCTGTCTGACAACATTCAGACGTTTTGCCGGCAACGATCTTTTGATCCGGTATCCGTCGAACGCACGAGTCAACTGGCAATGGTTCAGGAACTGGTTTCGCTCAATCATGGGGTCTCGATGGTTCCCGCTATGGCGGTGAACCTGGATGAGAGCGATCGACGCATCTATCGCTCAATCGCCGGCAATAAGCCGACGCGTACCATCGCGATGGTCTGGAATCCCTATCGATTCCAAAGTCAGTTACTGGAGAAGTTTAAAGCATTGGTACGTAATTCAGTCTGA
- a CDS encoding catalase translates to MKIRQILFTGALVPMLVASGLSQERMPLTEDGGQPVGDNQNSRTAGPHGGVLLDNFHLIQKLSRFDRERIPERVVHARGVGVHGEFVSYGNFSEHTRASLFSANDKVTPVFVRFSTVIHSKGSPEQLRDPRGFAVKFYTDEGNWDLVGNNLPVFFIRDAIKFPDMVHSLKPSPITNQQDPNRFFDFFSHVPESMHMLTFLYSDQGTPTNLRQMDGFGVHAFKWVNQAGDVTYVKFKWNSLQGHNPSSAMDAAKASAVNHSGHSADLYDAIGRGEFPEWELSVQMLKPSQLNDFDFDPLDATKVWPDIPEVKVGKMTLNRTPTNFFQATEQVAFSPGMVVPGIEPSEDRLLQGRLFSYADTQRYRIGANYLSLPINRPRVAVSNINQDGALNMGEIDTDVNYQPSVATGSYREVPAAKYSLAPLNGQVQQQRVDKTLNFRQVGELYRSFSDEEQAGLVKNFAGDLGKVANRQVKLRILSFLHEADLDYCKRVTSAVGESMQDVKRMVELNRDVEPTRWQTIALKNQPNANDRVVVRNTTTKPLRYQVKTSASQWSRQYTLMPHKSHTFKQATIRMRMADDLNATPLTASAGEVVNLNGRSMVTELPATSAVSQVKQ, encoded by the coding sequence ATGAAAATTCGGCAGATTTTATTCACAGGTGCTTTAGTGCCAATGCTGGTTGCAAGTGGCCTGTCACAGGAGCGAATGCCCCTGACAGAAGATGGCGGCCAGCCTGTGGGCGACAATCAGAATTCTCGTACGGCGGGACCACATGGTGGAGTTCTGCTCGATAATTTTCATCTGATTCAGAAGCTGTCGCGCTTCGACCGTGAACGAATTCCCGAACGCGTTGTTCACGCACGCGGAGTCGGGGTGCACGGGGAGTTTGTCAGCTACGGTAATTTTTCAGAACACACCAGGGCGAGTCTTTTCTCCGCAAACGATAAAGTGACACCCGTATTTGTCCGGTTCTCAACGGTGATTCATTCGAAGGGTTCTCCGGAACAATTGCGTGATCCACGTGGCTTTGCCGTGAAGTTTTACACGGACGAAGGCAACTGGGACCTGGTTGGTAATAACCTGCCCGTTTTCTTCATTCGCGATGCCATCAAATTCCCCGACATGGTGCATTCACTCAAGCCTTCTCCGATCACGAATCAACAAGATCCCAATCGATTCTTTGACTTCTTCAGTCATGTGCCCGAGAGCATGCATATGCTGACGTTTCTGTATTCTGATCAGGGAACTCCGACCAACTTGCGACAAATGGATGGCTTCGGTGTTCACGCTTTCAAATGGGTAAATCAAGCGGGGGACGTTACATATGTTAAATTTAAATGGAATAGTTTACAGGGGCATAATCCCTCATCGGCAATGGACGCAGCGAAGGCATCTGCGGTGAATCATAGTGGGCATAGCGCTGACCTCTATGACGCCATTGGGAGAGGTGAATTTCCAGAATGGGAGTTGAGCGTTCAAATGCTGAAGCCTTCGCAGCTTAATGACTTCGATTTTGACCCGCTCGATGCGACCAAGGTTTGGCCTGACATACCAGAAGTAAAAGTTGGTAAGATGACGTTGAATCGTACTCCAACCAACTTCTTCCAGGCCACAGAGCAGGTTGCGTTTTCACCCGGAATGGTCGTGCCTGGCATTGAGCCTTCCGAGGATCGTCTGCTTCAGGGGCGGCTGTTCTCGTATGCGGATACGCAACGCTATCGAATTGGTGCGAATTATCTCTCGCTCCCGATCAATCGTCCGCGTGTTGCCGTGAGCAATATCAATCAGGATGGTGCATTGAATATGGGGGAAATCGATACTGACGTGAATTATCAACCGAGTGTTGCTACTGGATCGTATCGCGAAGTTCCGGCTGCGAAATACAGTCTGGCTCCTCTTAATGGTCAGGTTCAGCAACAGCGCGTCGATAAAACTTTGAATTTTCGCCAGGTGGGAGAGTTGTATCGTTCGTTTTCGGACGAAGAGCAGGCAGGCCTGGTCAAGAATTTTGCCGGTGATCTTGGCAAAGTCGCTAACCGTCAGGTAAAGCTGCGAATCCTGAGCTTTCTGCATGAAGCGGATCTGGATTATTGCAAACGCGTCACTTCGGCAGTTGGTGAATCCATGCAGGATGTGAAACGTATGGTGGAATTGAATCGTGATGTGGAGCCGACGCGTTGGCAGACAATCGCTCTGAAAAATCAGCCGAATGCGAATGACCGGGTCGTGGTCCGCAATACGACGACGAAACCTTTGCGGTATCAGGTGAAGACATCTGCTTCTCAGTGGAGTCGTCAATATACGTTGATGCCTCACAAGTCGCATACATTCAAACAGGCAACCATCAGAATGCGAATGGCAGACGATCTGAATGCGACACCGTTAACTGCTTCGGCGGGAGAGGTCGTGAATCTCAATGGCCGATCGATGGTAACGGAATTGCCTGCCACATCAGCTGTGAGTCAGGTGAAACAATGA
- a CDS encoding ankyrin repeat domain-containing protein, translated as MIRRMLKYCSVCTALLLTIILITYATLPTPASPPLQGKSGVRLDAQSEAALIKVVFQAARDNDMKTISEYLLEGFTPNVRSERGDTLLTVAAYHGSDRVIATLLTHQEIEIEARNRMGLTAVSAAAFKGHDVALRQLLDAGASPTAANTVNQSAIMFAALAGRTSTVQILRDAGASDSRTDDFGNSADSLARSQGTPETMSHVSSSSPEYQSDAPVPLELSGDERWIDIPYVQ; from the coding sequence ATGATACGCCGCATGTTGAAATATTGTTCCGTCTGCACTGCCTTACTGCTGACCATTATTCTCATCACTTATGCCACGCTTCCTACTCCAGCATCACCTCCCCTTCAAGGAAAATCAGGCGTGCGACTGGATGCACAGAGCGAAGCAGCGCTCATCAAAGTTGTGTTTCAGGCCGCGCGTGATAACGACATGAAGACAATAAGCGAATACCTTTTAGAAGGCTTTACGCCGAACGTTCGCAGCGAACGTGGTGATACACTCTTAACCGTTGCCGCTTATCATGGCAGCGACAGAGTCATCGCAACACTACTTACTCATCAAGAAATTGAAATAGAAGCCCGTAATCGGATGGGCCTTACCGCCGTCTCTGCGGCTGCCTTCAAAGGTCATGATGTTGCTTTGCGGCAATTGCTCGATGCGGGAGCGAGTCCCACGGCTGCAAACACGGTTAACCAGTCTGCCATCATGTTTGCTGCGCTCGCCGGTCGCACGTCGACCGTACAGATCCTGCGTGATGCGGGTGCCAGTGATTCTCGAACAGACGATTTCGGTAATTCAGCCGACTCTCTGGCCCGTTCACAAGGAACTCCGGAAACAATGTCGCACGTCTCAAGTTCGTCTCCAGAATATCAGTCCGATGCACCTGTTCCTTTGGAGCTTTCGGGTGATGAAAGGTGGATTGACATTCCGTACGTTCAATAG